GTGCGTATATACTCATGGAGGAGGAGGTGGGTAGACGGGAGGAGGCTGAGTGGCTTGGAAGGGCCTTAGCTCGTATGGAGAACGGTGACGCCGTCTACCTGGTCGCCGAGGTCGGAGCTAGGGTAGTGGCGGGAGCCGAGCTTTCGAGGAGGAGCGAGCTTCCGTGTTGGAGACACGTAGCCGATATAGTCGTCATGGTTAAACGGGGCTACCGTAGGATAGGTATAGGAACCGAGCTTGTTAAAACCCTCATCGACCTGGCTAGGGAGCGTGGTTTCAAGCTCATACATTTCCCCGTCTTCGAGAGGAACGTCGCGGCTAGGAGGCTGTACTCGAAGCTCGGGTTTAGGGAGGTCGGTCGAATACCTAAGGGTTTCTACCGAGACGGGGAGTTCATGGACGAGATACTGATGGCTATGGAGCTACCTGGGCCTGGGGATCAGGCATAGAAGCCTTAGCATGCGGTCTCCGGTGTTCACGATCGAATGCTTAACGTTAGGCGGTATCAGGATCGCGTAGCCCTCTCTAGCCTCGTGTTCCTCGTCGCCGCAGATTATCTTAGCCTCTCCCTCGAGTATGAATATCTCATGCTCCCACCCGTGGCTGTGTAGAGGCGTGTTACCCCCAGGCTCCACCTCGAACATCCTCATGGCGAAGTTCGGCGCCCCATGCTCCCAAGATATCAGCCACCTAACCCAGGTACCCTTGCTACCGGACTCCTCAACCCTACTC
This Candidatus Bathyarchaeota archaeon DNA region includes the following protein-coding sequences:
- a CDS encoding cupin domain-containing protein; its protein translation is MGCGCRVVHFSDVERSRVEESGSKGTWVRWLISWEHGAPNFAMRMFEVEPGGNTPLHSHGWEHEIFILEGEAKIICGDEEHEAREGYAILIPPNVKHSIVNTGDRMLRLLCLIPRPR
- a CDS encoding GNAT family N-acetyltransferase; translated protein: AYILMEEEVGRREEAEWLGRALARMENGDAVYLVAEVGARVVAGAELSRRSELPCWRHVADIVVMVKRGYRRIGIGTELVKTLIDLARERGFKLIHFPVFERNVAARRLYSKLGFREVGRIPKGFYRDGEFMDEILMAMELPGPGDQA